From the genome of Sulfurimonas paralvinellae:
TGATACTCTGTCATAAACTTACCAATGGCCTCACGCGGAGTATCGCCTACATCTTCAAAAAATACTTCACCCGGAGTGAAAACATTTATGCTGTAATCTTCACCTCTTTTTTTGTCTTTGTCTTTTTCAAGATAATAATCCAGCATAAACATAATCTCACCAATAGGACCTTCACAAGGGGCACTAAGCGGCGGTGCATCAACACGTGTTCCCCATGTACTTTTTGCAGCACCTGTAACTACTTTGCCACCTTCGAAAGTTTTTACTCTCTCCCAAAGTCTTTGTGCCTGCTCATCATCACAGACAGAATAACCATACTCTCTAAAACCTTTTATAGCATCATAATCTTTGACAGCACCAAGTGTCACCATAAGGTAATCATATTCGACATTTTCACTATTTTTCAGCATTAACATATTGTTTTTTTCATCAATATGTGTTACTTCATCTTGAATAAATTCAGCTCCACGACCCTCAAGAGTATGCTTAAGTTCAACAAGTGAATGCGATAATGGCGCACCCTCGAATGCCACCTCAGGCAATGAAGGTTTTAAAAGTGAATGAGAGCGTGAGTCAATAACTGTAACATCTATTTTTTTACCTATAAGGTGACGAATTTTGTAAAATATATGCAACCCTGCAAATCCTGCACCTAAAATAACTACTTTTTTCATAATATATTCCTTTTTTTCCTATTTTATTTATCTTCATGTTCTTTGATAATTTTAAGAACATCTTCTGCTGCACCGACGATACCACTAAACGCAGCATGTCTCACTATTTTTACCACTGAGAGAAGTTCTTCTTTAGAAACACCGGCATTTAATGCAGCATATGTTAAAGTATCAATGCATGACTGATCTTTCATTCCAAGTGCGGCAGAAAAATAGACCAAAAGAGAGGTTTTTGGATCAAGTGCATTTGTATCACTCTGCATACTCATTTTAGAGCTCATTGCCTGTTCAACAAGCATTTCCGGCGCTACACCCTGTGCTAGACGAATTGAATTAGGAACACCCTCATGTCCAAACTTTTCTTCCATTTGTGCTAAAACTTGTTCTGGCGTTGGCATTTGCATGACAAACTCCTTGTAAAATTAGATTGAGACAGGTGAAATCCTATCTTCAAAACACTCTGGAAGCAGAGTGTTTTAAGCATAGTTTTACTTCTCTTTCTGCGCACATTTTTTTGCACGTATCGTTTCCAAGTTTTTAACTTTTTTATCCAATTCAAGCAACATATCATATTGCTCGCTTCCACTGAGATGATTCTTTTTCATAGATTTCTCTCTTTCTTCTATGGTTTCTTTCCATTCATCAAGAACTTCATCAGGTATAGTACAATCAAGTGCAGATTTTTTTTCATGATCAATAAGCCAATCAGCTATTCTAGCCATTACATGTAACATTGTAACCATCCTTTTCTAATCAGATTTCGTGCATTTTTTCGCGCGAATCTCTTTGATTTGTCTAACCTCTTTTTCCACACCTAACAGCATATCATACTGCTCGGTGTCAGTTTTATGATGTTCCTGCATTCTTTTTTTTCGCTCTTCTATAGTATCTAACCATTCATCTACTACTTCATCTGAAATACTACAGTCTAAGGCATCCTTTTTCTCATTCTCAAGCATTTTTGTAGCTATTGCTTTCAATATATGTAACATCTTTACGCTCCTATAAGCTTATAAATCATTTTTGCTGCTAAAAGCAGTAATACAACGGCAATAAGCTTTTTCACCTGTGAAGGCGTTAAACGGTAGTGCATTATTCTGTCACCCAAATAACCACCGATTATGGCTGCTACTGTCACGACACCTAAAAGCATCCAGTCCATATCTACAAAACTCAGATAAGTCGCAAATGCACCAAGCGTTGAAAACGGTATAACGAAACTAATGGCATAGGCAGCTTTTTTCGCATCAAAACCCAAAAGAATCAAAAGCGGCA
Proteins encoded in this window:
- a CDS encoding NAD(P)/FAD-dependent oxidoreductase, with the translated sequence MKKVVILGAGFAGLHIFYKIRHLIGKKIDVTVIDSRSHSLLKPSLPEVAFEGAPLSHSLVELKHTLEGRGAEFIQDEVTHIDEKNNMLMLKNSENVEYDYLMVTLGAVKDYDAIKGFREYGYSVCDDEQAQRLWERVKTFEGGKVVTGAAKSTWGTRVDAPPLSAPCEGPIGEIMFMLDYYLEKDKDKKRGEDYSINVFTPGEVFFEDVGDTPREAIGKFMTEYQMNLSNDKVLTEIGKDFVAFEDGTKMDCDLAIIIPPYAAPQVLKDSNIGDEKGFIPTDKTMRHLDFDNIFAAGDIAALAQPKLGHVAIIQGAIAAASLLKELGEDVEIPAHELEVFCIMNMGGHEATLIASDVLYGGKRDIAFYSPISKMMKWGFDNYLYFNKGHMPPDFALEMTDKLVKFL
- a CDS encoding carboxymuconolactone decarboxylase family protein, with product MQMPTPEQVLAQMEEKFGHEGVPNSIRLAQGVAPEMLVEQAMSSKMSMQSDTNALDPKTSLLVYFSAALGMKDQSCIDTLTYAALNAGVSKEELLSVVKIVRHAAFSGIVGAAEDVLKIIKEHEDK